A window of Candidatus Rokuibacteriota bacterium genomic DNA:
TCGGCTGGCCCGCCGGGGTGGTGCCTGGCTCTGCGTGGGGCTGCTCGTGGTCGCGCTGGGCGGCGCGCTCGCTTCCGGCGGCCGGTGGCTCCTCACGGCGCCGCGCTTCGCCGTCGAGCGCGTCGAGGTCGCGGGGCAGAGCCAGCTCTCGGTGGATCAGGTGGTCGCGGCCTCCGGGCTCGCGCCCGGGCAGAACCTCTTCCGGCTCGACGCGCGGCGGGCGGTGGCGGGCGTCGAGGCGCTGCCGATGGTGCGCCGCGCCGAGCTGGTCCGTGCCTTCCCGAACCGCGTCACGCTGCTGGTGGAAGAGCGCCAGCCCTTCGTCCTTGTTCATGCCGGGGCTCTCTACTGGGTGGACGAGCAGGGCGTGCCGCTCGGTCCGGAGACGCGGGCCGTCGCCCTCGACGCGCCCCTGGTGTCGGCCGCGGGCGCCGACGACGTCGCGGCCGCGGGTCGGACGTCGTCCGAGCGCGTGGCCGCGGGCGTGGCCCTGATACGCACGCTGATGCGCGCGCAGAGCTCTTTGCTGAGGGAGATCTCCGAAGTGGACGTGAGCCGCCCCGAGGGACCGGTGCTCTACATGCTGGACGGCGTCGAGGTGCGGCTCGGCAGAGAAGATTGGGACGACCGCATGGGGCGGCTCGGTGGCGTGCTGGCGCAGCTCCGCGCCTCGGGCCAACGGGCGACGTCGATCGACCTGCGATTCCGCGACCAGGTCGTGCTGAGAACCGCGGCAAGGTAGGGGACGCCATGGGCAGATCGAGAGGACGGCAGCTCATCACCGGACTCGACGTGGGGACGACCAAGATCTGCTGCGTCATCGCGGAGTGGTCGTCCATCGGCACTCTCGACATCGTGGGCGTCGGCACCAGCCCCTCGCGGGGCCTGCGCAAGGGCGTCGTGGTCAACATCGACTCGACGGTCGAGAGCATCAAGCAGGCCGTCGGCGACGCCGAGGAGATGGCGGGCGTCGAGATCTCGAGCGTGATCGCAGGCGTGGCCGGGGGGCACATCCGCGGAGCCAACAGCCGGGGCGTGGTCGCCGTCTCGGGCAAGCACCGCGAGGTCAGCGCCGCCGACGTCGAGCGGGCGCTGGACGCCGCGCGCGCCATCAACCTGCCGCAGGACCGCGAGATCATCCACGCGCTGCCCCAGACCTATGTCGTGGACGACCAGGACGGTGTCAAGGAGCCGCTCGGCATGTCCGGGGTGCGGCTCGAGGTCGAGGTGCACCTGGTGACGGGCGCCACGACCTCCGTGCGGAATGTCGTCCGCAGCGTCAACCGCGCGGGGCTCCAGGTGCAGGACATCGTGCTCGAGCCGCTGGCCTCGGCCGAGGCTGTCCTCTCCGACGAGGAGAAGGAGCTCGGGATCCTGCTGATAGACCTGGGCGGCGGCACGACGGACGTCGCGCTCTTCCGCGACGGCGCCGTCTGGTACACGGGCATCCTGCCGCTGGGCGGCGACCACATCTCGAACGACGTCGCCGTGGGGCTCCGTACGCCGACGGCCGAGGCCGAGGAGCTCAAGAAGCGTCTCGGCTGCGCGCTGACTGCCCTTGTACGCGAAGATGAAGTCATCTCCGTGCCCTCGGTGGGCGGGCGCAAGGCGCGCGAGCTGTCGCGCCAGATCCTCTCCGAGATCATCCAGCCGCGCGCCGAGGAGATCTTCACTCTCGTCGCCCGCGAGCTCGCCAAGGCCGGGCTCGAGGACGCCGCCGCGGCGGGCGTCGTCGTCACGGGCGGCACCTCGATCATGCAGGGCGTGCCGGAGCTGGCCGAACAGGTCTTCGACCTGCCCGTGCGGCGCGGGCTGCCCACGGGCATCGGCGGGCTCTCGGACGTGGTCCAGAGCCCGATCTATGCCACGGGCGTGGGCCTGGCGCTCTACGGCGCGCGCGGGCGGCGCAGCGGCGCCTCCGTGGATGACGCCGTCGCGGCCTCCGGGCTTGGGACGATGCGGAGGCTCAGGGACTGGTTTGGCGAGCTCTTCTAGCAATGGGTCCAGGCCCGCGGGGCAGGGGGAGCTCGTCCTCCAGCTGCCGCCGGGCCAGCCGCGATACTCACGCAGGGTGGTCAAGGAGGAGCCGATGGTAGAGCCACGGGGGGGGCGGCCGGTGTTCGAGTTCGAGGAGACGAAGGACAACGCCAAGATCAAGGTGATCGGCCTCGGCGGCGGCGGGTCCAACGCGATCAACCGGATGATGGAGGCCCGCTTCACCGGCGTCGAGTTCATCGTGGCCAACACGGACCTACAGGCCCTGCGCGCGTCGCCCGCTCCCGTGAAGCTCCAGCTGGGCGCGCGCCTGACCATGGGCCTGGGCGCCGGCGCCGACCCCGAGGTGGGCAAGAACGCGGCCCTCGAGGACCGCGAGCAGATCAAGAAGCTCCTGGACGGCGCGGACATGGTCTTCGTCACCGCCGGGCTCGGCGGCGGCACGGGCACGGGCTCGGCGCCCATCGTGGCCGCGACCGCCAAGGAGATGGGTATCCTGACCGTGGCGGTCGTGACCAAGCCCTTCGCCTTCGAGGGCAGGCGCCGCTCCCAGCAGGCGGAAGCCGGGCTCGCCGAGCTGCGGGGCGTTGTGGACACGCTGATCACCATCCCCAACCAGCGTCTGCTCGCGGTGGTGGACCGCGGCACGCCGCTGCTCGAGGCGTTCAAGGTCGCCGACACCGTGCTGCTCCAGGCGGTGCAGGGCATCTCGGACCTGATCCTGGTGCCCGGGCTGATCAACCTCGACTTCGCGGACGTGCGGACCATCATGGCCGGGATGGGCATGGCGCTCATGGGCGCCGGCGTCGGCAAGGGCGAGCACCGCGCGCTCGACGCGGCGCAAAAGGCCGTCGCGAGCCCGCTGCTCGACGAGACCTCGATCGACGGCGCCCGCGGCATCCTGATCAACTTCACCGGCGGCTCGGACATGTCTCTGCACGAGGTCGAAGAGGCCGCGCGGATCGTCCAGGAGGCGGCGCACGAGGAGGCCCACATCATCTTCGGCGCGGTCATCGACCCGAGCCTGCAGGACGAAGTGCGCATCACGGTCATCGCCACGGGCTTCAGCGAGCGCAAGGAGGCCAACCAGCCTTCGGGCAAGGTCGTGGACATGCAGCGCCCGCCCCGTCCCGGCGCTCCCTCCACCAAGGACTGGCGCCGTCGCGTGCCGGCCGACATCCGCGCCGAGGCCGACGGCCCGACGGAAGAGGACCTCGACGTGCCCGCGTTCCTGAGGAGGCAAGCGGACTAGCGAGCATGCTCAAGCAGTTCAAAGAGTTCATCGCGCGCGGCAACGTCGCCGAGCTGGCGGTGGGCGTCATCATCGGCGCGGCCTTCGGCAAGATCGTG
This region includes:
- a CDS encoding FtsQ-type POTRA domain-containing protein, which produces RLARRGGAWLCVGLLVVALGGALASGGRWLLTAPRFAVERVEVAGQSQLSVDQVVAASGLAPGQNLFRLDARRAVAGVEALPMVRRAELVRAFPNRVTLLVEERQPFVLVHAGALYWVDEQGVPLGPETRAVALDAPLVSAAGADDVAAAGRTSSERVAAGVALIRTLMRAQSSLLREISEVDVSRPEGPVLYMLDGVEVRLGREDWDDRMGRLGGVLAQLRASGQRATSIDLRFRDQVVLRTAAR
- the ftsA gene encoding cell division protein FtsA; its protein translation is MGRSRGRQLITGLDVGTTKICCVIAEWSSIGTLDIVGVGTSPSRGLRKGVVVNIDSTVESIKQAVGDAEEMAGVEISSVIAGVAGGHIRGANSRGVVAVSGKHREVSAADVERALDAARAINLPQDREIIHALPQTYVVDDQDGVKEPLGMSGVRLEVEVHLVTGATTSVRNVVRSVNRAGLQVQDIVLEPLASAEAVLSDEEKELGILLIDLGGGTTDVALFRDGAVWYTGILPLGGDHISNDVAVGLRTPTAEAEELKKRLGCALTALVREDEVISVPSVGGRKARELSRQILSEIIQPRAEEIFTLVARELAKAGLEDAAAAGVVVTGGTSIMQGVPELAEQVFDLPVRRGLPTGIGGLSDVVQSPIYATGVGLALYGARGRRSGASVDDAVAASGLGTMRRLRDWFGELF
- the ftsZ gene encoding cell division protein FtsZ, giving the protein MFEFEETKDNAKIKVIGLGGGGSNAINRMMEARFTGVEFIVANTDLQALRASPAPVKLQLGARLTMGLGAGADPEVGKNAALEDREQIKKLLDGADMVFVTAGLGGGTGTGSAPIVAATAKEMGILTVAVVTKPFAFEGRRRSQQAEAGLAELRGVVDTLITIPNQRLLAVVDRGTPLLEAFKVADTVLLQAVQGISDLILVPGLINLDFADVRTIMAGMGMALMGAGVGKGEHRALDAAQKAVASPLLDETSIDGARGILINFTGGSDMSLHEVEEAARIVQEAAHEEAHIIFGAVIDPSLQDEVRITVIATGFSERKEANQPSGKVVDMQRPPRPGAPSTKDWRRRVPADIRAEADGPTEEDLDVPAFLRRQAD